One window from the genome of Melospiza georgiana isolate bMelGeo1 chromosome 13, bMelGeo1.pri, whole genome shotgun sequence encodes:
- the BNC1 gene encoding zinc finger protein basonuclin-1 gives MLYGTQAIPVRLKILLDRLFSVLKQEEVIQILHALDWTLQDYIRGYVLQDASGKVLDHWSIMTTEEELATLQQFLRFGETKSIVELMAIQEKEGQSIIIPPPTANLDIRAFIESCNPHSPNFSASLDKMSPTNIHPFENLVNNMAFMLPFQFFSPVPPPLIGSPPERHLIEQGQEHSNETKQDLQIPFSESSFLTSSSAPFQVENERSINGPDITKTEEDALLSDSSSHNTAAKLEMTALSPENKMKSVEKNAGPRKGRVFCTACEKTFYDKGTLKIHYNAVHLKIKHKCTIEGCNMVFSSLRSRNRHSANPNPRLHMPMNRNNRDKDLRNGLTIAGPGDSKRTEFTILTPDSRTISSYASSCTDSKGQAGFSSIGHNGVLFPNLKTVQPVLPFYRSPVTPAELANTPGTLPSLPLVSSSIPEQLVSNELPFDMLPKKKSRKSSMPIKIEKEAVETPNESSDVASSEDESRLQGVSDGELETCEHKIEKRVTDRVEKHPHSGNSWKSLSGVEGPKYFESVFAPNNKYIEDISENELQHCEKEVKPEENQPLKIVSHEIMYEDPKHHHSDVIKPMTEPPMYIKEQSQHRIPKNDCPELQHHLLTGGFFSTLSNRGAAIPCFEDSKDMDHVSQHALGIQKEESRFHCDICKKTFKNPYSVKMHFKNVHLKEMHICTVEGCNAAFPSRRSRDRHSSNLNLHHKLLTKDTLEFNNHFNATYLLKDMAKEFCQDVSLKQHVGRTSVIFKGVNRAGSYIFPMSKIAEPCSESYGYDPLNDGAVLDLSTTSSVKSESSAHSSWDSDGGSEICTMPLDDSDESCEGPSLMPNDELYQDCSLIEKANQNFMNMPSSLPITCHICQKTYSNKGTFRAHYKTVHLRQLHKCKIPGCNTMFSSVRSRNRHSQNPNLHKSLAGSPTSLQ, from the exons ATGTTGTACGGAACCCAAGCCATCCCTGTGCGCCTTAAAATTCTGCTTGATCGGCTTTTCAGTGTTCTGAAGCAGGAAGAGGTGATACAGATTCTCCATGCTCTGGATTGGACACTGCAGGATTATATACGTGGATATGTGCTACAG GATGCTTCAGGAAAGGTGCTGGATCACTGGAGCATAATGACCACTGAAGAAGAACTGGCTACTTTGCAGCAGTTCCTTCGCTTTGGAGAAACTAAGTCCATTGTAGAGTTAATGGCAATTCAAGAGAAAGAAGGGCAGTCGATCATAATACCACCACCAACTGCCAATTTGGATATTAGGGCATTCATTGAGAGCTGCAACCCACACAGTCCtaatttttctgcttccttGGACAAAATGAGTCCCACCAACATTCATCCTTTTGAGAATCTTGTAAATAACATGGCTTTCATGCTGCCGTTTCAGTTTTTCAGCCCAGTGCCTCCACCTTTGATAGGTTCGCCGCCAGAAAGACATTTGATTGAGCAAGGTCAAGAGCATAGCAACGAAACCAAACAAGATCTTCAGATACCATTTTCTGAAAGCAGTTTCTTAACTTCTAGTTCTGCACCATTTCAGGTTGAAAATGAGAGGAGCATAAATGGCCCAGATATCACTAAAACAGAAGAAGATGCCCTTTTAAGTGATTCCAGTTCACATAATACAGCAGCCAAGCTTGAAATGACAGCACTATctccagaaaacaaaatgaaatctgTTGAAAAAAATGCTGGGCCAAGAAAAGGGCGTGTCTTCTGCACTGCATGCGAAAAAACATTTTATGATAAAGGTACTTTGAAAATACATTACAATGCTGTTCATCTGAAGATAAAGCACAAATGCACCATTGAGGGCTGCAATATGGTGTTCAGTTCTTTGCGTAGTCGAAATCGTCATAGTGCGAATCCTAACCCCAGACTCCATATGCCAATGAACAGAAATAACAGGGATAAGGATCTGAGAAATGGTTTGACCATTGCTGGACCTGGAGACAGTAAAAGGACAGAATTCACAATTTTAACTCCAGATAGCAGAACTATTTCCAGCTATGCCAGCTCTTGTACAGATTccaaaggccaggctggattttCCAGTATTGGACACAATGGTGTCCTCTTTCCAAACCTGAAGACAGTACAGCCTGTTCTTCCTTTTTACCGTAGCCCAGTCACACCAGCCGAGCTTGCCAATACTCCAGGTACTCTTCCTTCTCTGCCTCTTGTTTCTTCCTCCATACCAGAGCAGCTTGTTTCCAATGAGTTGCCATTTGACATGCTCCCCAAGAAGAAGTCTCGTAAGTCCAGTATGCCCATTAAGATAGAGAAAGAAGCTGTTGAGACACCCAATGAAAGTAGCGATGTTGCCAGCTCTGAAGATGAGTCACGCCTGCAGGGGGTAAGCGATGGAGAGCTTGAGACCTGTGAGCATAAGATAGAGAAGCGGGTGACCGACAGGGTGGAAAAGCACCCCCATTCAGGTAATTCATGGAAATCTCTCTCTGGGGTAGAGGGCCCAAAGTATTTTGAATCTGTCTTTGCACCAAATAACAAATACATCGAGGATATCTCTGAGAATGAATTGCAACACTGTGAGAAAGAGGTTAAACCAGAAGAAAACCAACCATTAAAAATAGTTTCCCATGAGATTATGTATGAAGATCCAAAACACCACCACAGTGATGTTATAAAACCAATGACTGAACCCCCCATGTATATTAAAGAGCAGTCACAGCACAGGATTCCTAAAAATGACTGCCCTGAATTGCAACACCACTTGCTGACTGGGGGCTTTTTCAGCACTTTGTCAAACAGGGGTGCTGCCATTCCTTGTTTTGAAGACTCTAAAGATATGGATCATGTCAGTCAACATGCACTAGGGATTCAGAAGGAAGAAAGCCGCTTTCATTGTGACATCTGTAAGAAGACTTTTAAAAACCCTTACAGtgtaaaaatgcatttcaaaaatGTACATCTCAAAGAAATGCATATTTGCACAGTTGAGGGCTGTAATGCTGCTTTCCCTTCTCGTAGAAGTCGAGACAG ACATAGTTCAAACCTAAATCTTCATCATAAACTTCTGACTAAAGATACACTGGAATTCAACAACCATTTCAATGCAACATACCTCTTGAAAGACATGGCTAAGGAGTTTTGCCAAGATGTCTCTTTAAAACAACACGTTGGACGTACTTCTGTAATCTTCAAAGGAGTGAACAGAGCAGGCAGCTACATTTTTCCAATGAGCAAAATTGCAGAACCCTGTTCTGAGAGTTATGGATACGATCCATTAAATGATGGAGCTGTTCTGGATCTAAGCACTACTTCCAGCGTTAAATCTGAGAGCAGTGCTCATTCTTCTTGGGATTCTGACGGAGGAAGTGAGATATGCACCATGCCCTTGGATGATAGTGATGAAAGCTGTGAAGGACCCAGCCTAATGCCCAATGATGAACTCTACCAAGACTGTTCTCTAATTGAGAAAGCTAATCAAAACTTTATGAACATGCCTTCCAGTCTGCCAATAACTTGTCATATATGTCAGAAAACATACAGTAATAAAGGAACTTTCAGGGCTCATTACAAAACTGTGCATCTTCGCCAGCTCCACAAATGCAAAATCCCAGGTTGCAACACAATGTTTTCATCTGTTCGCAGTCGGAACAGGCACAGTCAAAACCCCAATCTGCACAAAAGTCTGGCTGGGTCACCAACTAGCTTACAGTAA